In Zingiber officinale cultivar Zhangliang chromosome 11B, Zo_v1.1, whole genome shotgun sequence, a single window of DNA contains:
- the LOC122033554 gene encoding putative wall-associated receptor kinase-like 16: MRSATTTASTLMSLLFSQMLALLLQLPAAASTVPDGRCPTKCGDVEIPYPFGIGAFGSNCSGERDHCIFNTTETGIGANCSLGGGFNLTCNAIESGLTKPFYYNLEVLNISLAMGQVRMLNYISSACYDPNYNNVTYSEWRLDMEGTPYRFSNVHNKFTAIGCDTLAYILDYHGSNISYQSGCVSICEDEGSIVNDSCSGMGCCQTSIPENLQYYDVVFSRSFNRSERCSYAVLLEADRFRFQTSYITTDQLRHINDDGRMPVVMDWAIGNETCEVGKRNPTSYACISDNSVCVDSTNGPGYLCKCSPGYQGNPYVSNSDGCQDINECNQQSNPCSHGAHCQNLPGNYSCDCPEGTHGDAYNGTCNPDQKLPLAVKVAIGGCSGVIILLLCLMCLYIVYQRRKLEEMKRKYFKQYGGHELEERMKLEKSLNKFKIFGSKELEKATNHFDDKNIVGRGGNGVVYKGVLENQDVVAIKKPKFINEDLKKQFGTEALILSNINHVNIVKLLGCCLEMEMPLLVYEFVQNGTLFHLLHENENRTTTFLDTRLRIAYESADALDYLHSKASPQIIHGDVKSSNILLDVDNTAKISDFGASKLIPKGKEQFATLLQFTYGYIDPESLVTYELTYKSDVYSFGVVLLELFTGKQAINFEESEEQRSLVSTFTMLENQNRVSEILDKQVKLEANIEFIHELTKLIKQCLKFKGEDRPTMKEVAEELNELRTLNQHPFVVQHNAEEMESLLSGLPNDNNVNSNTTFDIESRFIGRSNIQDWL, encoded by the exons ATGCGTTCAGCGACGACAACAGCTAGCACTCTCATGTCTCTGCTCTTCTCCCAAATGCTAGCGTTGCTGCTGCAGCTACCTGCAGCTGCATCCACCGTGCCTGATGGAAGATGCCCAACGAAATGCGGCGACGTGGAGATCCCTTACCCATTCGGCATCGGCGCCTTCGGCTCCAACTGTTCCGGGGAAAGGGACCACTGTATCTTCAACACTACCGAAACTGGCATCGGAGCAAACTGTTCCTTGGGAGGAGGTTTCAATCTAACCTGCAACGCCATCGAAAGTGGCCTCACGAAGCCATTTTATTACAATCTCGAGGTCCTCAATATTTCGCTGGCGATGGGCCAAGTGCGCATGCTCAACTACATATCCTCAGCGTGCTACGATCCAAATTACAACAACGTCACTTACTCAGAATGGAGGTTGGATATGGAAGGCACCCCGTATCGGTTCTCTAATGTCCACAACAAGTTCACCGCCATCGGCTGCGATACCCTCGCCTACATCCTCGACTACCACGGGAGCAACATTAGCTACCAGAGTGGGTGTGTGTCCATATGCGAGGATGAAGGGAGCATCGTCAACGACTCCTGCTCCGGCATGGGTTGCTGCCAGACTTCCATACCCGAGAATCTCCAATACTACGATGTCGTGTTTTCTAGGAGTTTCAACCGCTCGGAAAGATGCAGCTACGCCGTCTTGTTGGAGGCCGATCGGTTCCGGTTTCAGACGTCTTACATCACCACGGACCAATTGAGGCATATTAACGACGACGGCAGGATGCCGGTGGTCATGGACTGGGCCATCGGCAACGAGACGTGTGAGGTAGGTAAGCGCAACCCAACATCTTATGCCTGCATCAGCGATAACAGCGTGTGCGTGGACTCCACCAATGGCCCTGGCTATCTTTGCAAATGTTCGCCGGGATACCAAGGCAACCCTTACGTCTCCAACTCCGACGGATGCCAAG ACATCAATGAGTGCAATCAGCAATCAAATCCATGCTCGCATGGCGCCCACTGCCAGAACCTGCCCGGTAATTACAGTTGTGACTGCCCAGAAGGCACTCACGGTGACGCTTACAATGGAACATGCAACCCTGATCAGAAACTTCCCTTGGCGGTGAAGGTGGCTATAG GTGGTTGCAGTGGTGTAATCATTTTGTTACTTTGCCTTATGTGTCTCTATATAGTCTATCAAAGGAGAAAACTAGAAGAgatgaaaagaaaatatttcaaaCAATATGGAGGTCATGAATTGGAGGAAAGGATGAAGTTAGAAAAAAGCCtcaacaaatttaaaatatttggaaGCAAAGAATTAGAGAAGGCAACCAATCATTTTGATGACAAAAATATTGTTGGGAGAGGAGGAAATGGAGTTGTGTATAAAGGAGTTTTGGAAAACCAAGATGTTGTTGCCATAAAGAAACCTAAGTTTATTAATGAGGACTTGAAGAAACAATTTGGAACAGAGGCACttattttatcaaatattaaCCATGTCAACATAGTTAAACTCTTGGGTTGTTGTTTGGAGATGGAGATGCCATTGTTGGTCTATGAGTTTGTCCAGAATGGAACATTATTTCATTTACTTCATGAAAATGAGAACAGAACTACAACTTTCTTAGATACTCGACTGCGGATTGCTTATGAATCTGCTGATGCTTTGGACTACTTGCACTCAAAAGCTTCACCTCAAATCATTCATGGAGATGTGAAATCATCTAACATACTATTAGATGTGGATAACACTGCAAAAATTTCAGACTTTGGAGCTTCAAAGTTGATTCCCAAGGGAAAGGAACAATTTGCCACACTGTTGCAATTCACTTATGGTTATATTGATCCAGAGAGCCTAGTGACATATGAGTTGACCTATAAAAGTGATGTTTATAGCTTTGGTGTGGTTCTCTTGGAGCTCTTTACCGGTAAGCAAGCTATTAATTTTGaagaatctgaagaacaaaggaGTTTGGTGTCGACTTTTACTATGTTGGAGAATCAGAATAGGGTTTCAGAGATCTTAGACAAACAAGTGAAATTGGAAGCTAATATAGAATTTATCCATGAACTTACTAAACTTATCAAACAATGTTTAAAGTTCAAGGGAGAGGATAGACCAACTATGAAGGAAGTGGCCGAGGAGCTAAATGAATTAAGGACTCTTAATCAACACCCGTTCGTAGTACAACACAATGCTGAAGAAATGGAGAGCTTGCTCAGTGGGTTGCCAAATGATAATAATGTTAATTCCAATACTACATTCGATATAGAGAGCAGATTCATAGGACGGAGCAATATCCAAGATTGGTTGTAA
- the LOC122034324 gene encoding citrate synthase, mitochondrial-like, with amino-acid sequence MVLFRSVAALSKLRSRLAQQSSSLGSIRWLQVQSAPDLDLHSQLKELIPEQQERLKKLKSDHGKVQLGNITADMVIGGMRGMTGLLWETSLLDPDEGIRFRGLSIPECQKLLPGAKAGGEPLPEGLLWLLLTGKVPNKEQADGLSAELCNRAKIPDHVFKAIDALPVAAHPMTQFATGVMALQVDSEFQKAYEKGMPKAKFWEPTYEDSMNLIARLPTVASYVYRRIYKDGGIIPPDNSLDYAANFSHMLGFDDPKMLELMRLYVTIHSDHEGGNVSAHTAHLVGSALSDPYLSFAAALNGLAGPLHGLANQEVLLWIESLVKEVGEDITTDQLKDYVWKTLKSGKVVPGYGHGVLRKTDPRYTCQREFALKHLPDDPLFKLVSKLYEVVPPILTELGKVKNPWPNVDAHSGVLLKYFGLSEARYFTVLFGVSRSIGIGSQLIWDRALGLPLERPKSVTMDWLESYCKKAA; translated from the exons ATGGTGTTATTCCGGAGTGTGGCGGCGCTCTCGAAGCTCCGGTCTCGTCTG GCACAGCAGTCGAGCTCATTGGGTTCCATACGATGGTTGCAAGTACAGAGCGCGCCCGATctt GATCTTCATTCTCAGCTGAAAGAATTGATACCAGAACAGCAG GAACGATTGAAGAAGTTGAAATCAGATCATGGGAAAGTTCAACTTGGAAATATAACAGCTGATATG GTTATTGGTGGAATGAGAGGAATGACAGGACTGCTATGGGAAACCTCATTACTTGATCCAGATGAG GGAATAAGATTTAGAGGTCTTTCAATCCCTGAATGTCAAAAGTTACTGCCTGGTGCAAAAGCTGGTGGGGAACCATTGCCTGAGGGTCTTCTATGGCTTCTTTTGACAGGAAAG GTGCCTAACAAAGAACAAGCTGATGGACTATCTGCAGAATTATGTAATCGTGCAAAAATTCCAG ATCATGTATTTAAGGCAATTGATGCTCTTCCTGTAGCTGCTCATCCGATGACACAGTTTGCAACTGGAGTTATGGCACTTCAG GTTGATAGTGAATTTCAAAAGGCATATGAGAAAGGGATGCCCAAAGCCAA GTTTTGGGAGCCAACATATGAAGATTCAATGAACTTGATTGCTCGCCTTCCAACAGTTGCTTCATATGTTTATAGAAG AATTTACAAGGATGGCGGAATCATACCTCCAGACAATTCTCTGGATTATGCTGCTAATTTTTCTCACATGCTTGGTTTTGATGATCCCAAAATGCTTGAGTTGATGAGACTTTATGTAACAATCCACAG TGATCACGAGGGTGGGAATGTTAGTGCTCACACTGCTCATCTG GTGGGCAGTGCTCTTTCGGATCCCTACCTATCATTTGCAGCTGCATTGAATGGTTTAGCCGGACCTCTTCATGGCTTAGCCAATCAA GAAGTTCTTCTATGGATTGAATCTCTTGTAAAAGAGGTTGGAGAGGATATTACAACAGATCAATTGAAGGACTATGTTTGGAAAACCTTGAAAAGTGGCAAG GTTGTTCCGGGATATGGCCATGGAGTGTTACGAAAGACAGATCCAAGATATACGTGCCAAAGAGAATTTGCTCTGAAGCATTTGCCAGATGATCCACTTTTTAAGCTG GTTTCGAAATTGTATGAAGTTGTTCCTCCTATACTCACTGAGCTAGGCAAG GTCAAGAATCCATGGCCCAATGTTGATGCTCATAGCGGAGTCCTACTGAAGTATTTTGGTTTATCAGAAGCACG GTATTTCACTGTTTTATTTGGTGTATCACGAAGCATCGGCATAGGGTCTCAG CTTATATGGGATCGAGCCCTCGGATTACCACTCGAGAGGCCAAAGAGTGTGACCATGGACTGGCTCGAAAGCTACTGCAAGAAAGCGGCCTGA